The sequence AGGCGATCCGGCTGAGTTGGTGCCACCTGACGCCGGAGGTGGATTGGGAGGCTGTGGCGGAGCGGGTGAGGGGTTTGCTCTAGGCATGACGAGTGACCCCAATCACTTTTGCCCTATCCTTCGGGATCTTCCAGCAATCGTTCAGGGAGATCGCGTGCTCCGTGCATGACGCGTTCGATGCGGAGGGTGTCGCTTTCGAGATAAAAGAGCAGGTGGCAGTCAAAAGGGCTTTTCACCTGGATGCTGCGAATATGAGCGAGTTCGGGCGCTCGAAAACGGCGGCGGCGTCCTATGCCCGGCCACTCGGCGATCCTCAAAATCGTTTCATGCACTGCCAGCAAATAACGCTCCGCCACGTCGAGGTCGGCATTTTCCAGATACCAGCGGTATTGGAGGGTCATATCCTGCTCAGCCCGCAGGGCAATCGACACTTCCAGGCTCATGCGATGGAGCGAGCGTGCCGGCGGATGCGATCCAAGACAGCGGCATCATAGGGCTGATGCGGGGAAACAACGCCTTCCAAAATGGCAGCTTCGAGGGCAGGAGATTCGTCGAATTCCTGCCGTTCGAGGACGCGC comes from Akkermansiaceae bacterium and encodes:
- a CDS encoding type II toxin-antitoxin system RelE/ParE family toxin encodes the protein MSLEVSIALRAEQDMTLQYRWYLENADLDVAERYLLAVHETILRIAEWPGIGRRRRFRAPELAHIRSIQVKSPFDCHLLFYLESDTLRIERVMHGARDLPERLLEDPEG
- a CDS encoding type II toxin-antitoxin system ParD family antitoxin — encoded protein: MTVTLPPALNQLVDRLVHTGRYADEGDVVREALRVLERQEFDESPALEAAILEGVVSPHQPYDAAVLDRIRRHARSIA